The following coding sequences are from one Thermoanaerobaculia bacterium window:
- the kynU gene encoding kynureninase, with amino-acid sequence MPVSEPFESGREFAVALDREDPLRSFRGEFHIPKRESGHGEIEEIYFAGNSLGLMPRRTRGCVDEELEKWGRLAVKAHFTGVNPWMPYHELLAAPTAALLGALPTEVVTMNSLTVNLHLMMASFYRPTRERHRILIEDRAFPSDDYAVESHAAHRGFDPASAVVRLRPRADRAGVTMAEIAEVLEREGDSIALVLLPGVQYYTGQAFEIEAITRLAHEKGCVAGFDLAHAAGNLVLRLHDWDVDFAVWCTYKYLNGGPGSVGGCFVHQRHGSNESIPRLAGWWGHDKETRFRMQRGFRPIPGAEGWQLSNPPILSLAAIRASLDVFQAAGGMEPLRDKSIRLTGYLEWLLRREIGDAIEIFTPEDFRQRGCQLSLRAKSGTPGKTVFQRIEAAGVTCDWREPDVIRVAPVPLYNRFEEVHRFVEILRAALS; translated from the coding sequence CTGCCAGTGAGCGAACCGTTCGAGTCGGGACGCGAGTTCGCGGTCGCGCTCGACCGGGAAGATCCGCTCCGGAGCTTCCGCGGCGAGTTCCACATTCCGAAGCGCGAAAGCGGCCATGGAGAGATAGAAGAGATCTACTTCGCCGGCAACTCGCTGGGCCTCATGCCCCGGCGCACGCGCGGCTGCGTGGACGAGGAGCTCGAGAAGTGGGGTCGGCTCGCCGTCAAGGCGCATTTCACCGGGGTGAATCCGTGGATGCCTTACCACGAGCTCCTCGCCGCGCCGACCGCGGCCCTTCTGGGGGCGCTGCCGACGGAAGTCGTGACGATGAATTCGCTCACGGTCAACCTCCATCTGATGATGGCGAGCTTCTATCGCCCGACGCGCGAGCGGCACCGGATCCTGATCGAGGACCGAGCCTTTCCTTCCGACGACTATGCCGTCGAGTCTCACGCGGCCCACCGGGGGTTCGATCCGGCTTCCGCCGTCGTCCGCCTTCGGCCGCGGGCAGACCGGGCCGGTGTCACGATGGCCGAGATCGCCGAGGTCCTCGAGCGCGAGGGCGACTCGATCGCTCTCGTCCTCCTGCCGGGGGTCCAGTACTACACGGGCCAGGCTTTCGAGATCGAAGCGATCACGCGGCTGGCGCACGAGAAGGGGTGTGTCGCCGGCTTCGATCTGGCGCACGCGGCGGGGAATCTCGTCCTGCGCCTCCACGACTGGGACGTCGATTTCGCCGTCTGGTGCACCTACAAGTATCTGAACGGGGGACCCGGCTCGGTGGGGGGGTGCTTCGTGCACCAGCGTCATGGCTCGAATGAGAGCATCCCGCGCCTGGCCGGCTGGTGGGGACACGACAAGGAAACGCGCTTCCGGATGCAGCGCGGTTTTCGGCCGATTCCCGGCGCGGAGGGGTGGCAGCTCTCGAATCCACCCATCCTCTCGCTCGCGGCGATTCGCGCATCTCTGGACGTTTTTCAGGCCGCCGGCGGCATGGAGCCGCTCCGCGACAAGTCGATTCGCCTCACGGGGTATCTCGAGTGGCTCCTGCGGCGCGAGATCGGCGACGCCATCGAGATCTTCACGCCGGAGGATTTCCGGCAGCGGGGATGCCAGCTCTCGCTCCGCGCGAAGTCGGGGACTCCGGGCAAGACGGTCTTTCAGAGGATCGAGGCGGCCGGAGTGACGTGCGACTGGCGCGAACCGGATGTGATCCGGGTCGCCCCGGTGCCGCTGTACAACCGATTCGAGGAGGTCCACCGCTTCGTCGAGATCCTTCGGGCGGCGCTTTCTTGA
- a CDS encoding amidohydrolase family protein produces the protein MKIDIHTHILPERLPDLGPGFVRIEPAAPGRARMTIDGAFFREIESNCWDAGPRIAECDRDGVNVQVLSTVPVMFSYWAEPSRALDLARRLNDHIAGLQAASPARFVGLGTLPMQDPGLAIREMERCIRDLGLAGVEIGSNVNGANLDNLELFPVFEAAEQLGAAVFVHPWEVVGKERMAKYWLPWLVGMPAETSLAICSLIFGGVLERLPRLRIAFAHGGGAFPGTFGRIAHGFDVRPDLCAVANDVPPREYLRRIFVDSLVNDPLTLRYLIDRMGAERIALGSDYPFPLGESHPGELIDSCGFPEATRARLLHGTALEWLGLPGERFGL, from the coding sequence CTGAAGATCGACATCCACACCCACATCCTCCCCGAGAGGCTGCCGGACCTCGGGCCGGGTTTCGTCCGAATCGAGCCCGCCGCGCCCGGCCGCGCGCGCATGACGATCGACGGCGCGTTCTTTCGCGAGATCGAGAGCAACTGCTGGGACGCCGGACCCCGAATCGCGGAGTGCGACCGCGACGGGGTGAACGTCCAGGTTCTCTCGACCGTCCCGGTGATGTTCAGCTACTGGGCGGAGCCTTCGCGCGCGCTCGATCTCGCCCGCCGGTTGAACGATCACATTGCCGGGCTGCAGGCCGCGAGCCCGGCGCGGTTCGTGGGACTCGGGACCCTTCCGATGCAGGATCCCGGCCTCGCGATCCGGGAGATGGAACGGTGCATCCGCGATCTCGGTCTCGCCGGCGTCGAAATCGGGTCGAACGTCAACGGCGCCAATCTCGACAATCTGGAGCTCTTCCCGGTCTTCGAAGCCGCCGAGCAGCTTGGAGCGGCGGTGTTCGTCCACCCGTGGGAGGTGGTCGGGAAGGAGCGGATGGCGAAGTACTGGCTCCCGTGGCTCGTCGGTATGCCCGCGGAAACCTCGCTTGCGATCTGCTCGCTCATCTTCGGGGGCGTGCTCGAACGGCTTCCCCGCCTGCGCATCGCCTTCGCGCACGGCGGCGGCGCTTTCCCCGGGACTTTCGGACGCATCGCCCACGGTTTCGACGTTCGTCCCGACCTGTGCGCCGTCGCCAACGACGTTCCTCCCCGGGAATATCTCCGGCGCATCTTCGTCGATTCGCTCGTGAACGATCCGCTGACGCTGCGGTACCTGATCGACCGGATGGGGGCGGAGCGGATCGCGCTCGGGAGCGACTATCCCTTTCCCCTGGGCGAAAGTCATCCCGGAGAACTGATCGATTCCTGCGGCTTCCCGGAAGCGACCCGGGCTCGCCTCCTGCACGGGACGGCGCTCGAATGGCTCGGTCTTCCCGGCGAGCGATTCGGCCTTTAG